Proteins co-encoded in one Brassica rapa cultivar Chiifu-401-42 chromosome A02, CAAS_Brap_v3.01, whole genome shotgun sequence genomic window:
- the LOC103852615 gene encoding SNF1-related protein kinase regulatory subunit gamma-1-like, with protein MAGSESLDKEISSAVSSCEAYFEKVQSRKNLPKSLQETLNSAFAGIPVSSFPRVPGGRVIEIPAQTSVSEAVKILSDSKILSAPVINKDHESSLDWRERYLGIIDYSSIILWVLESAELAAIALSATSATAAGVGAGAVGALGVVALGATGPVAAAGLAAAAVGAAVAGGVAADRGIGKYAPTAVDRLGKDFYQVILREEPFKSTTVRTILKSFRYAPFVPVSTESSMLSVLLLLSKYRLRNVPVIKPGEPDIKNYITQSAVVYGLEDCKGRDWFDHISALPISDLGLPFMSPKEVISIDSDEHILEAFKRMRDNNIGGLPVVEGTNKKIVGNISMRDIRYLLLQPQVFSNFRHLTVRNFTTKIATAGEEYGLAIPAITCRPDSTLGSVINSLASRSVHRVYVGEGDENELYGVITLRDVISCFVSEPPNYFENYLGFSVKEMLNR; from the exons ATGGCGGGAAGTGAGAGTTTAGATAAGGAGATAAGCTCGGCGGTTTCTAGCTGCGAGGCGTATTTCGAAAAAGTTCAGTCGAGGAAGAACCTTCCCAAGTCTCTTCAAGAAACTCTTAACTCTGCCTTCGCCGGAATCCCCGTTTCCTCCTTCCCTCGAGTTCCCGGCGGCAGAG TGATTGAGATACCAGCGCAAACATCTGTGTCCGAAGCAGTAAAGATTCTTTCAGACAGCAAGATTCTCTCAGCTCCTGTGATAAACAAAGACCACGAGAGCTCCCTAGACTGGAGAGAGAGATATCTAGGAATCATTGACTACTCCTCCATCATCCTATGGGTTCTTGAGAGTGCAGAACTAGCTGCTATCGCATTATCGGCCACGTCAGCAACCGCTGCTGGTGTTGGCGCAGGAGCTGTTGGAGCTTTAGGTGTTGTAGCGCTCGGTGCAACCGGTCCTGTAGCTGCAGCGGGGCTAGCGGCTGCGGCTGTTGGAGCTGCCGTTGCTGGTGGTGTTGCAGCTGACCGTGGTATCGGGAAATATGCTCCAACAGCTGTTGATAGGTTAGGAAAAGATTTCTATCAAGTCATTCTACGGGAAGAGCCTTTCAAATCAACCACT GTTAGAACGATACTAAAGTCATTTAGATATGCTCCCTTTGTTCCGGTGTCTACAGAGAGTTCCATGTTGAGTGTTTTGTTGCTACTCTCCAAGTACCGGTTAAGAAACGTCCCGGTGATTAAACCAGGTGAGCCAGATATCAAGAACTACATTACTCAATCTGCAGTTGTTTATGGTCTTGAAGACTGCAAAGGCAGAGATTGGTTCGATCACATTTCCGCTCTCCCCATTTCTGATCTCGGCCTCCCTTTCATGTCACCCAAGGAG GTTATTAGCATTGACAGCGACGAACATATTCTTGAAGCATTCAAGAGAATGAGAGACAACAACATTGGTGGTCTTCCTGTTGTTGAAGGGACAAACAAGAAGATTGTTGGAAACATAAGCATGAGGGACATTAGATATCTGCTACTTCAACCTCAAGTCTTCTCTAATTTCAGGCATCTTACGGTGAGGAACTTCACTACAAAGATTGCTACGGCGGGAGAGGAATACGGTTTAGCTATTCCTGCGATAACATGTAGGCCTGATTCGACTTTGGGTAGTGTTATAAACAGTTTGGCTTCGAGGTCGGTGCATCGAGTTTATGTAGGGGAGGGAGATGAGAATGAGCTTTATGGAGTTATTACACTGAGGGATGTGATCTCTTGTTTCGTGTCAGAACCTCCCAACTACTTTGAGAACTATCTTGGCTTCTCAGTTAAAGAAATGCTTAACCGATGA
- the WRKY36 gene encoding probable WRKY transcription factor 36, with the protein MIKEEIDSCVHPLDGGMAESDKEVELDATKAKVDKVREENEKLKLLLSTVRTEYNSLQMHVSNVIRQQHEASMKLDDNGHEDLDVDISLTLGRSEQKISKKEEQVKKIIAENNSIKNKEGSEKKRWAHGLAFRIQSFEDPDTNQTMRLDNLSKEVKNKSVENKYLSSRKDVKTARNEDQHELLEGHEQPGLKKTRVCVKAPCEDPSINDGCQWRKYGQKTAKTNPLPRAYYRCSMSSNCPVRKQVQRCGEDDTSAYMTTYEGNHDHPLPMEATHMAAGTSAAASLLQSGASSSASLSHFFPFHHFSVSTTNSHPTVTLDLTQPNYDPNQLPNYPLSSSSLSFSSSGRPSPSKSHTLSFSGLRSQAPMNTYSHLSHHTRLFGRQ; encoded by the exons ATGATCAAAGAAGAGATCGATTCATGTGTTCATCCTCTAGATGGTGGTATGGCAGAATCCGATAAG GAAGTGGAGCTTGATGCAACAAAAGCAAAGGTAGATAAAGTAAGAGAAGAAAACGAAAAGTTAAAGCTCTTACTCTCTACGGTCCGTACAGAATACAACTCCCTTCAAATGCATGTCTCCAATGTTATCCGACAACAACATGAAGCTTCTATGAAGCTAGACGATAATGGTCACGAGGATTTGGATGTAGATATATCTCTTACGCTTGGTAGATCAGAGCAGAAAATATCCAAGAAAGAGGAACAAGTAAAGAAAATTATTGCGGAAAATAATTCTATTAAGAACAAGGAAGGGTCGGAGAAGAAAAGATGGGCGCATGGATTAGCATTTCGGATTCAAAGTTTTGAAGATCCGGATACTAATCAAACCATGAGGTTAGATAATCTTTCTAAAGAGGTTAAGAATAAAAGCgtggaaaataaatatttatcttcCAGGAAAGATGTCAAAACAGCTAGAAATGAAGATCAGCATGAGCTTTTGGAAGGACATGAGCAACCAGGTTTAAAGAAAACTAGGGTCTGTGTAAAAGCCCCATGTGAAGATCCATCA ATAAACGACGGTTGCCAATGGAGGAAATACGGTCAAAAGACTGCAAAAACGAATCCTCTTCCACGAGCCTATTACCGCTGCTCCATGTCCTCGAATTGTCCCGTAAGGAAACAG GTGCAAAGATGCGGAGAAGATGATACATCCGCTTATATGACGACGTACGAAGGAAATCACGACCATCCTCTTCCTATGGAAGCAACTCATATGGCAGCTGGAACTTCAGCTGCCGCCTCCTTACTACAATCTGGCGCCTCTTCTTCAGCGAGCTTAAGCCATTTCTTCCCTTTTCACCACTTCTCTGTCTCCACCACCAACTCCCACCCCACTGTAACACTCGACCTCACACAACCAAACTATGATCCCAATCAATTACCAAACTAccctctttcttcttcctctctcagCTTCTCCTCCTCTGGTCGTCCATCTCCGTCAAAGAGTCACACATTGAGCTTCAGTGGTTTGAGATCACAAGCTCCTATGAATACATATTCACATTTATCACATCACACCAGACTTTTTGGACGGCAGTGA
- the WRKY36 gene encoding probable WRKY transcription factor 36 isoform X2 gives MIKEEIDSCVHPLDGGMAESDKEVELDATKAKVDKVREENEKLKLLLSTVRTEYNSLQMHVSNVIRQQHEASMKLDDNGHEDLDVDISLTLGRSEQKISKKEEQVKKIIAENNSIKNKEGSEKKRWAHGLAFRIQSFEDPDTNQTMRKDVKTARNEDQHELLEGHEQPGLKKTRVCVKAPCEDPSINDGCQWRKYGQKTAKTNPLPRAYYRCSMSSNCPVRKQVQRCGEDDTSAYMTTYEGNHDHPLPMEATHMAAGTSAAASLLQSGASSSASLSHFFPFHHFSVSTTNSHPTVTLDLTQPNYDPNQLPNYPLSSSSLSFSSSGRPSPSKSHTLSFSGLRSQAPMNTYSHLSHHTRLFGRQ, from the exons ATGATCAAAGAAGAGATCGATTCATGTGTTCATCCTCTAGATGGTGGTATGGCAGAATCCGATAAG GAAGTGGAGCTTGATGCAACAAAAGCAAAGGTAGATAAAGTAAGAGAAGAAAACGAAAAGTTAAAGCTCTTACTCTCTACGGTCCGTACAGAATACAACTCCCTTCAAATGCATGTCTCCAATGTTATCCGACAACAACATGAAGCTTCTATGAAGCTAGACGATAATGGTCACGAGGATTTGGATGTAGATATATCTCTTACGCTTGGTAGATCAGAGCAGAAAATATCCAAGAAAGAGGAACAAGTAAAGAAAATTATTGCGGAAAATAATTCTATTAAGAACAAGGAAGGGTCGGAGAAGAAAAGATGGGCGCATGGATTAGCATTTCGGATTCAAAGTTTTGAAGATCCGGATACTAATCAAACCATGAG GAAAGATGTCAAAACAGCTAGAAATGAAGATCAGCATGAGCTTTTGGAAGGACATGAGCAACCAGGTTTAAAGAAAACTAGGGTCTGTGTAAAAGCCCCATGTGAAGATCCATCA ATAAACGACGGTTGCCAATGGAGGAAATACGGTCAAAAGACTGCAAAAACGAATCCTCTTCCACGAGCCTATTACCGCTGCTCCATGTCCTCGAATTGTCCCGTAAGGAAACAG GTGCAAAGATGCGGAGAAGATGATACATCCGCTTATATGACGACGTACGAAGGAAATCACGACCATCCTCTTCCTATGGAAGCAACTCATATGGCAGCTGGAACTTCAGCTGCCGCCTCCTTACTACAATCTGGCGCCTCTTCTTCAGCGAGCTTAAGCCATTTCTTCCCTTTTCACCACTTCTCTGTCTCCACCACCAACTCCCACCCCACTGTAACACTCGACCTCACACAACCAAACTATGATCCCAATCAATTACCAAACTAccctctttcttcttcctctctcagCTTCTCCTCCTCTGGTCGTCCATCTCCGTCAAAGAGTCACACATTGAGCTTCAGTGGTTTGAGATCACAAGCTCCTATGAATACATATTCACATTTATCACATCACACCAGACTTTTTGGACGGCAGTGA